One genomic segment of Photobacterium sp. DA100 includes these proteins:
- a CDS encoding WYL domain-containing protein produces the protein MTSYNNAGLSHMDVEAKLNAVGSAQRERLAFIDFALYFLGEVTRKDLIDRFAVGHAATTRDFALYKEIAPDNLKLDMRSKKYYKQPKFCPVFNLDLKKTLATISLGYGDGFSGHQDFPIQCESPTSLTVPRTPIMAALCEGIYRNKLLQIEYISTSSGKGQRVIAPHSLVDSGNRWHVRSFDRKNNQFMDVVCNRVISVTILDEEPTAEERIEADRQWQKYIEVELIPHPRQGNPEAIELDYEMKDGKLVIEVRAALAGYLLRKWEVDCSEDGRLHEYVGYQLALANPQSLYQVNSATLAPGYRSNER, from the coding sequence ATGACTTCATACAACAACGCTGGACTATCACACATGGATGTCGAGGCCAAACTCAATGCCGTTGGCTCGGCACAACGAGAGCGATTAGCCTTTATTGACTTTGCCCTTTACTTTTTGGGTGAGGTAACAAGGAAAGATTTGATAGATCGTTTTGCGGTTGGTCATGCGGCCACTACTCGGGATTTCGCGCTGTATAAAGAAATAGCGCCGGATAACCTCAAGCTGGATATGCGCTCCAAGAAGTACTACAAGCAGCCGAAGTTTTGCCCTGTATTTAATCTGGACTTGAAAAAGACCCTGGCGACCATCTCGCTCGGTTATGGCGATGGCTTCTCTGGCCATCAGGATTTTCCCATCCAGTGTGAGTCCCCGACATCGCTTACCGTGCCGCGTACACCAATCATGGCGGCGCTGTGCGAAGGGATCTACCGTAACAAATTACTGCAGATTGAATACATCTCCACATCCAGTGGTAAAGGCCAACGTGTGATCGCCCCCCACAGCCTTGTCGATTCCGGTAACCGCTGGCACGTGCGCTCCTTTGACCGCAAAAATAACCAATTCATGGATGTAGTCTGCAACCGGGTGATCTCGGTGACGATCCTTGACGAGGAGCCTACCGCCGAAGAGCGTATCGAGGCTGATCGCCAGTGGCAGAAATACATAGAAGTCGAGCTGATCCCTCACCCGCGGCAGGGCAACCCAGAAGCTATCGAGCTGGATTACGAAATGAAAGACGGCAAGCTTGTGATTGAGGTTCGCGCAGCCCTCGCCGGCTACCTGTTGAGAAAATGGGAAGTCGATTGCAGCGAAGACGGCCGACTACACGAATATGTCGGTTACCAGTTGGCATTGGCGAATCCTCAGTCGCTCTACCAGGTTAACAGTGCCACTCTTGCCCCAGGCTACCGCTCGAATGAGCGCTAA
- a CDS encoding pirin family protein: MAIRQIQSLIPAHPSSDGDGVRIQRVHGFNNAQFSPFLMIDELKSDNSADYIGGFPPHPHRGIETLTYMLKGHFQHKDHMGNVGELSDGGAQWMSAGKGVIHSEMPIMTDGELHGFQIWLNLPAAKKMQPADYHDFQSDVITQYRQDDGSLVRVIAGDLTIKGTTLAGPLQQTGVPVTVADWQADNPARFNSCLNPDFQALLYVYRGEIEVEGTTVKAGTLAILGNGEGLALSANEQAGVLLLSGLPIDESVVHYGPFVMNSMEEIEQAIEDYQQGTLV, translated from the coding sequence ATGGCTATTCGACAAATACAGTCCCTCATACCCGCCCACCCTTCTTCTGATGGTGACGGGGTACGTATTCAACGCGTCCACGGATTTAACAACGCTCAGTTCTCACCATTCCTGATGATCGATGAGCTTAAGTCTGATAATTCTGCTGATTACATCGGTGGGTTTCCTCCCCATCCGCATCGCGGGATAGAAACTTTGACCTATATGCTAAAAGGCCACTTCCAGCATAAAGATCATATGGGCAATGTAGGCGAACTCAGTGATGGCGGTGCGCAGTGGATGTCTGCCGGTAAAGGCGTTATCCATAGCGAGATGCCAATCATGACAGACGGCGAGCTCCATGGCTTCCAGATTTGGCTCAACCTGCCAGCCGCGAAAAAAATGCAGCCGGCGGATTATCATGATTTCCAGTCAGACGTCATTACGCAATACCGACAAGATGACGGCAGCCTTGTCCGGGTTATTGCCGGCGATCTCACTATCAAGGGAACAACGCTAGCCGGCCCACTTCAGCAAACCGGCGTACCTGTGACTGTCGCCGACTGGCAAGCTGACAATCCCGCTCGCTTTAATAGCTGCCTCAACCCGGATTTTCAGGCCTTGCTCTACGTATATCGTGGCGAAATAGAAGTTGAGGGCACCACCGTCAAAGCAGGTACGCTGGCCATCCTCGGCAACGGTGAAGGCTTGGCCCTATCGGCAAATGAGCAAGCTGGTGTATTGCTGCTGTCAGGCCTTCCCATTGATGAGTCCGTTGTTCATTACGGCCCGTTTGTGATGAATAGCATGGAAGAAATTGAGCAAGCGATTGAAGACTACCAACAGGGAACATTGGTGTAA
- a CDS encoding sodium:alanine symporter family protein: MDSIANFVAAINGFVWGLPMLVLILGVGIYLTLGLKLMPIVKIGAGFRLLWTGRIPEKEEEIKGEISPFNALMTSLSATIGTGNIAGVATAIFLGGPGALFWMWCTALVGMATKFAEAVCAVRYRETDANGNHVGGPMYYIKNGLSSKWAWLGTAFAFFGAFAGFGIGNTVQANSVAAAVESSFGLSPAVSGLVMMVLVGLVLMGGIKRIADVAGKLVPLMAVFYITSGFIVLIMNISEIPAAFGLIISSAFTPVAAQGGFAGAAVWAAIRFGVARGIFSNEAGLGSAPIAHAAAQTKNPVAQGLVAMLGTFIDTIVVCSITGLAIVVSGAWLTGETGSALTSAAFASALPGIGNYVVAIALSIFAFTTILGWSFYSEKCVQYLLGVKAIVPFRVLWIIAVPIGATSSLEFIWLLADTLNAMMAIPNLIALLLLSPVVFKLTKEYFAELAQEKTKGTDSE, encoded by the coding sequence ATGGATTCAATAGCAAACTTTGTCGCAGCCATAAACGGTTTTGTCTGGGGATTACCCATGCTGGTGCTCATCCTCGGGGTGGGCATTTACCTGACACTTGGCTTGAAATTAATGCCGATTGTAAAAATAGGTGCCGGCTTCAGGTTACTCTGGACAGGAAGGATCCCCGAGAAAGAAGAAGAGATAAAGGGGGAAATAAGTCCGTTTAATGCGCTAATGACTTCGCTGTCGGCCACTATCGGGACCGGTAATATTGCCGGTGTGGCGACGGCGATATTTTTAGGGGGGCCGGGCGCCTTATTTTGGATGTGGTGCACGGCACTCGTTGGCATGGCAACGAAATTTGCCGAAGCGGTATGCGCAGTGAGATACCGAGAAACGGATGCCAATGGCAACCATGTAGGCGGCCCGATGTACTACATCAAAAACGGCCTTAGTAGCAAGTGGGCATGGCTGGGAACGGCATTTGCCTTTTTTGGCGCTTTTGCCGGGTTCGGCATTGGTAATACGGTACAGGCGAACTCTGTTGCTGCAGCAGTTGAGTCGAGCTTCGGGCTTTCTCCGGCTGTATCTGGCTTGGTCATGATGGTACTCGTCGGATTGGTGCTTATGGGGGGGATCAAGCGAATTGCTGATGTTGCCGGTAAGTTGGTTCCCTTGATGGCGGTTTTTTATATTACCTCTGGCTTTATCGTTCTCATCATGAACATATCCGAGATCCCGGCTGCCTTCGGATTGATCATTAGTAGTGCTTTTACGCCGGTAGCCGCGCAGGGCGGTTTTGCGGGTGCTGCGGTGTGGGCGGCAATCCGGTTCGGCGTTGCGCGTGGTATTTTTTCTAATGAAGCCGGGCTTGGTAGCGCGCCGATTGCTCATGCCGCAGCCCAAACCAAGAACCCGGTCGCCCAAGGGTTAGTCGCTATGCTGGGAACGTTTATCGATACCATTGTTGTTTGTAGCATCACAGGCTTGGCGATTGTGGTGTCAGGTGCCTGGCTAACCGGTGAAACAGGATCGGCATTAACGTCAGCGGCCTTTGCCTCGGCATTGCCGGGCATTGGTAATTATGTCGTAGCCATAGCCTTGTCTATTTTTGCGTTTACAACAATTTTGGGCTGGAGCTTTTACAGTGAAAAATGTGTCCAATATTTACTGGGTGTAAAGGCAATCGTGCCTTTTCGGGTGCTGTGGATTATTGCGGTACCGATTGGCGCAACCAGCTCTCTGGAGTTTATCTGGTTACTCGCCGATACGCTCAACGCCATGATGGCAATTCCGAACTTGATTGCGCTATTACTGCTGAGCCCGGTGGTGTTTAAACTAACCAAAGAATACTTTGCCGAGCTTGCGCAAGAAAAAACTAAGGGGACTGATTCCGAATAG